One region of Candidatus Marinimicrobia bacterium CG08_land_8_20_14_0_20_45_22 genomic DNA includes:
- a CDS encoding DUF4433 domain-containing protein, whose amino-acid sequence MIDISLIHDLYYISHISTIPSIFKKGILCHNQVSEIKHESVASPIIQQRRENKQIPGGMKLHDYANLYLDAHNPMLSKIRDQNNEIAILQIGKTILLLKDVIICDRNASSDYAAFYPVETGLNKLNFQMIYDRYWTNHPDSIQLVEHKSIKCAEALIPYRVPAEYIIGIIVYDNTAKTHLESMEIQVQITVEKGMFF is encoded by the coding sequence ATGATAGATATCAGTCTTATTCACGATTTATACTATATCAGCCATATCTCTACAATTCCATCAATTTTTAAAAAAGGGATTCTCTGTCATAATCAGGTGAGTGAGATTAAGCATGAATCAGTAGCTTCACCAATTATTCAACAGCGTCGGGAAAACAAGCAGATTCCCGGCGGAATGAAACTGCATGATTATGCCAATTTATATTTGGATGCTCATAATCCAATGCTGAGTAAAATAAGAGATCAAAATAATGAGATAGCGATTTTACAAATTGGAAAAACGATATTACTGCTGAAAGACGTGATTATCTGCGATCGAAATGCCTCCAGCGATTATGCCGCGTTCTATCCGGTTGAGACTGGTTTAAATAAATTGAATTTCCAAATGATTTACGACCGATATTGGACAAATCATCCAGATTCAATTCAATTAGTGGAGCATAAATCGATCAAATGTGCTGAAGCGCTGATTCCTTACAGAGTTCCTGCAGAATATATTATCGGGATAATTGTCTATGACAATACCGCCAAAACACATCTTGAATCTATGGAAATTCAGGTGCAAATTACAGTGGAGAAAGGAATGTTTTTTTAG